The genomic window TTGTAGTAGTCATAGGAGCTTCAGTTGCAGTTGTCATAGCAGGTgcagcagttgtggttgtcgtaggagtttCAGTTGTAGTTGaggtagtaggtgctgcagtcgtAGTGGTCGTGAGACCTATAGTTGTTGTCGTAGAAGCTACATTTctcattgtagtagtaggtgctgcagttgtggttgtcgtaggagcttcagttgtagttgtcgtagtaggtgctgctgttgtagtggtcgtaggagctacagttgttgttttaGAAGTtacagttgttgttataggtgCTTCAGTTGtcgttgtcgtagtaggtgctgctgttgtagtggtcgtaggagctacagttgttgttttagaagctacagttgttgttatagctgcttctgttgtaatggttgtagtAGGTGTTGTGGTTGTCATTGGAGCTTCAATTGTCGTTGTAGGTGCTTCTGTTGTGGTgctcgtaggagctacagttgttgttttagaagctacagttgttgttataggtgcttctgttgtaatggttgtagtAGGTGTTGTGGTTGTCATTGGAGCTTCAATTGTCGTTGTAAGTGcttctgttgtagtggtcgtaggatctATAGTTGTTGTCGTAAAAGCTACGAttgtcattgtagtagtaggtgctgcagttgtggttgtcgtaggagcttcagttgtagttgtcgtagtaggtgctgctgttgtggtggtcgtaggagctacagttgttgttgtaggagctacagttgtcgtTGTAGGTGCTTCTGTTGTAGTGGTAGTAGGATCTAAAGTTGTTattgtaggagctgcagttgtggttgtcgtaggagctgaagttgcaGTTTTCGTAGTCAGTGATTCAGTTGTagaagtcgtaggagctacagttttCATTGTAGTAGTAGATGCTGCGGTTGTGGTTGTCGTAAgagcttcagttgtagttgtagtagtaggtgctgctgtTTTAGTAGTCAaaggagcttcagttgtagttgtcgttGCAGGTGCTGCTGTTGTGGTGGTCGTaagagctacagttgttgttataggtgcttctgttgtaatggttgtagtAGATGTTGTGGTTGTCATTGGAGCTTCAGTTGTCATTGTAGGTACTTCTGTTGTATTGGTCGTAGGATCAATAGTTGTTGTAGAAGGAGCTGCAGTTGTGCTTGTCGTATGAGCTGCatttgtagttgttgtagtaggtgctTCAGTTGTAGAAgttgtaggagctacagttgttgttgtagggGCTTTTGTTGTTGTGGTAGTAGGATCtaaagttgttgtagtaggaactgcagttgtggttgtcgtaggagctgaagttgcaAGTGTCGTGGTAGGTGATTCAGTTGTagaagtcgtaggagctacagttttcattgtagtagtaggtgctgctgttgtggttgtcgtaagagcttcagttgtagttgtagtagtaggtgctgctgttgtagtagtcaaaggagcttcagttgtagttgtcgtagcAGGTgcagcagttgtggttgtcgtaggagtttCAGTTGTAGTTgtggtagtaggtgctgcagtcgtAGTGGGCGTAAGAGCTATAGTTGTTGTCGTAGAagctacagttgtcattgtagtagtaggtgctgcagttgtggttttcataggagcttcagttgaagttgtcgtagtaggtgctgctgttgtagtggtcgtaggagctacagttgttgtagtaggagctgcagttgtggttgtcgtaggagctgcatttgtagttgttgtagtagatGCTTCAGTTGTAGAAgttgtaggagctacagttgttgttgtagggGCTTCTGTTGTTGTGGTAGTAAGATCtaaagttgttgtagtaggagctgcagttgtggttgtcgtaggagctacagttttcattgtagtagtaggtgctgcggttgtggttgtcgtaagagcttcagttgtagttgtagtagtaggtgctgctgttgtagtAGTCAAAGGAGCTTCAGTTGTAGATGTCGTAGCAGGTGCTGCTGTTGTggtggtcgtaggagctacagttgttgttgtagaagctgcagttgtggttgtcgtaggagctgaagttgcaGTTATCGTAGTAGGTGATTCAGTTGTAGAAGTCGTAGAAGCTACAGTTGtgattgtagtagtaggtgctgcagttgtggttgtcttaggagcttcagttgtagttgttgtagtaagtgctgctgttgtagtagtcataggagcttcagttgtagttgtcgtagcAGGTgcagcagttgtggttgtcgtaggagtttCAGTTGTAGTTgtggtagtaggtgctgcagtcgtAGTGGTCGTAGGAACTACAGTTGACATTGTAGTAGTaagtgctgcagttgtggttgtcgtaggagcttcagttgtcgttgtagtagtaggtgctgctgttgtagtggtcgtaggagctacagttgttattgtagaagctacagttgttgttatatgtgcttctgttgtaatggttgtagtAGGTGATGTGGTTGTCGTTGGAGATTCAGTTGTCATTGTCGTAGTAGGTGATTCAGTAGTagaagtcgtaggagctacagttgacattgtagtagtaggtgctgcagttgtggttgtcgtaggagcttcagttgtacttgtagtagtaggtgctgctgttgtagtggtcgtaggagctacagttgttgttataggtgCTTCTGTTAGAATGGTTGTAGTAGGTGTTGTGGTTGTCGTTGGAGCTTCAGCTGTTGTTGTAGCTGcttctgttgtagtggtcgtaggatctatagttgttgtagtaggagccgcagttgtggttgtcgtaggagttgcatttgtagttgttgtagtaggtgcttcagttgtagaagtcgtaggagctacagttgtcattgtagtagtaggtgctgcagttgtggttgtcgtaggagcttcagttgtagttatggtagtaggtgctgcagtcgtAGTGGTCGTAGGAACTACAGTTGACattgtcgtagtaggtgctgtagttgtggttgtcgtaggagcttcagttgtagttgtagtagtaggtgctgctgttctagtggtcgtaggagctacagttgttgttgtagaagctacagttgttgttataggtgcttctgttgtaatggttgtagtaggtgatgtggttgtcgttggagcttcagttgtcattgtcgtagtaggtgattcagttgtagaagtcgtaggagctacagttgtagttgtcgtagtaggtgattcagttgtagaagtcgtaggagctacagttgacattgtagtagtaggtgctgcagttgtggttgtcgtaggagcttcagttgtagttgtagtagtaggtgctgctgttgtagtggtcgtaggagatacagttgttgttataggtgcttctgttggaatggttgtagtaggtgtggttgtcgttggagcttcagttgttgttgtaggtgcttctgttgtagtggtcgttggatctatagttgttgtagtaggagccgcagttgtggttgtcgtagcagCTGCATTTGTAGTTATTGTAGtaggtgctgctgttgtagtggtcgtaggagctacagttgttgttgtagaagctacagttgttgttataggtgcttctgttgtaatggttgtagGAGGTGATGTGGTTGTCGTTGGAGCTTCAGTGGTCATTGTCGTAGTAGGTGATTCAGTTGTAGAAGtggtaggagctacagttgtagaTTTCGTAGTAGGTGCTACTGTTGTAGTTGTCGTAGGAACTACAGTTGACATTGTAGTAGTAgatgctgcagttgtggttgtcgtaggagcttcagttgtagttgtagtagtaggtgctgctgttgtagtggtcgtaggagctacagttgttgttgtagaagctacagttgttgttataggtgCTTCTGTTGTATTGGTTGTAGGAGGTGATGTGGTTGTCGTTGGAGCTTCAGTTGTCATTGTCGTAGTAGGTGATTCAGTTGTAGAAGtggtaggagctacagttgtagaTTTCGTAGTAGGTGATTCAGTTGTagaagtcgtaggagctacagttgatattgtagtagtaggtgctgcagttgtggttgtcgtaggagctacagttgtcattgtagtagtaggtgctgcagttgtggttgtcgtaggagcttcagttgtagttgtagtagtcataggagctacagttgtctttgtagtagtaggtgctgcagttgtggttgtcgtaggagctacagttgtcattgtagtagtaggtgctgcagttgtggttgtcgtaggagcttcagttgtagttgatgtagtaggtgctgctgttgtagtggtcgtaggagctacagttgttgttataggtgcttctgttagaatggttgtagtaggtgttgtggttgtcgttggagcttcagctgttgttgtaggtgcttctgttgtagtggtcgtaggatctatagttgttgtagtaggagccgcagttgtggttgtcgtaggagttgcatttgtagttgtagtagtaggtgctgctgttgtagtggtcgtaggaggtacagttgttgttataggtgCTTCTGTTAGAATGGTTGTAGTAGGTGTTGTGGTTGTCGTTGGAGCTTCAGCTGTTGTTGTAGGTGCTtcagttgtagtggtcgtaggatctatagttgttgtagtaggagccgcagttgtggttgtcgtaggagttgcatttgtagttgttgtagtaagtgcttcagttgtagaagtcgtaggagctacagttgtcattgtagtagtaggtgctgcagttgtggttgtcgtaggagcttcagatgtagttgtagtagtcataggagctacagttgtcattgtagtagtaggtgctgcagttgtggttgtcgtagtagcttcagttgtagttatggtagtaggtgctgcagtcgtAGTGGTCGTAGGAACTACAGTTGACattgtcgtagtaggtgctgtagttgtggttgtcgtaggagcttcagttgtagttgtagtagtaggtgctgctgttctagtggtcgtaggagctacagttgttgttgtagaagctacagttgttgttataggtgcttctgttgtaatggttgtagtAGGTGATGTGGTTGTCGTTGGAGCTTCAGTTGTAGAAGTCGTAGTAGGTGATTCAGTTGTagaagtcgtaggagctacagttgtagttgtcgtagtaggtgattcagttgtagaagtcgtaggagctacagttgacattgtagtagtaggtgctgcagttgtggttgtcgtaggagcttcagttgtagttgtagtagtaggtgctgctgttgtagtggtcgtaggagctacagttgttgttataggtgcttctgttggaatggttgtagtaggtgtggttgtcgttggagcttcagttgttgttgtaggtgcttctgttgtagtggtcgtaggatctatagttgttgtagtaggagccgcagttgtggttgtcgtaggagctgcatttGTAGTTATTGTAGTAGGTACTTCAGTTGTagaagtcgtaggagctacagttgtcattgtagtagtaggtgttgtagttgtggttgtcgtagaagcttcagttgtagttgtagtagtcataggagctacagttgtcattgtagtagtaggtacttcagttgtggttgtcgtaggagcttcagttgtagttgtagtagtaggtgctactgttgtagtggtcgtaggaactACAGTTgacattgtagtagtaggtgctgcagttgtggttgtcgtaggagcttcagttgtagttgtagtagtaggtgctgctgttgtagtggtcgtaggagctacagttgttgttgtagaagctacagttgttgttataggtgcttctgttgtaatggttgtagGAGGTGATGTGGTTGTCGTTGGAGCTTCAGTTGTCATTGTCGTAGTAGGTGATTCAGTTGTAGAAGTGGTAGGAGCTATAGTTGTAGATTTCGTAGTAGGTGATTCAGTTGTagaagtcgtaggagctacagttgacattgtagtagtaggtgctgcagttgtggttgtcgtaggagctacagttgtcattgtagtagtaggtgctgcagttgtggttgtcgtaggagcttcagttgtagttgtagtagtcataggagctacagttgtcattgtagtagtaggtgctgcagttgtggttgtcgtaggagcttcagttgtagttgtagtagtaggtgctgctgttgtagtggtcgtaggagctacagttgtttttataggtgcttctgttggaatggt from Coregonus clupeaformis isolate EN_2021a chromosome 17, ASM2061545v1, whole genome shotgun sequence includes these protein-coding regions:
- the LOC123492906 gene encoding mucin-2-like, translated to MTTEAPTTTTSPPTTITTEAPITTTVASTTTTVAPTTTTTAAPTTTTTTEAPTTTTTAAPTTTMSTVVPTTTTTVAPTTTTTTEAPTTTTTEVPTTTMTTVAPMTTTTTTEASTTTTTTTPTTTMTTVAPTTSTTEVPTTITTNAAPTTTTTAAPTTTTIDPTTTTTEAPTTTTEAPTTTTPTTTIPTEAPITTTVAPTTTTTAAPTTTTTTEAPTTTTTAAPTTTMSTVAPTTSTTESPTTTTTTVAPTTSTTESPTTTSTTEAPTTTTSPTTTITTEAPITTTVASTTTTVAPTTTRTAAPTTTTTTEAPTTTTTTAPTTTMSTVVPTTTTTAAPTTITTTEATTTTTTAAPTTTMTTVAPMTTTTTSEAPTTTTTAAPTTTMTTVAPTTSTTEALTTTTTNATPTTTTTAAPTTTTIDPTTTTTEAPTTTAEAPTTTTTPTTTILTEAPITTTVPPTTTTTAAPTTTTTNATPTTTTTAAPTTTTIDPTTTTTEAPTTTAEAPTTTTTPTTTILTEAPITTTVAPTTTTTAAPTTSTTTEAPTTTTTAAPTTTMTTVAPTTTTTAAPTTTKTTVAPMTTTTTTEAPTTTTTAAPTTTMTTVAPTTTTTAAPTTTISTVAPTTSTTESPTTKSTTVAPTTSTTESPTTTMTTEAPTTTTSPPTTNTTEAPITTTVASTTTTVAPTTTTTAAPTTTTTTEAPTTTTTAASTTTMSTVVPTTTTTVAPTTKSTTVAPTTSTTESPTTTMTTEAPTTTTSPPTTITTEAPITTTVASTTTTVAPTTTTTAAPTTITTNAAATTTTTAAPTTTTIDPTTTTTEAPTTTTEAPTTTTPTTTIPTEAPITTTVSPTTTTTAAPTTTTTTEAPTTTTTAAPTTTMSTVAPTTSTTESPTTTTTTVAPTTSTTESPTTTMTTEAPTTTTSPTTTITTEAPITTTVASTTTTVAPTTTRTAAPTTTTTTEAPTTTTTTAPTTTMSTVVPTTTTTAAPTTITTTEAPTTTTTAAPTTTMTTVAPTTSTTEAPTTTTTNATPTTTTTAAPTTTTIDPTTTTTEAATTTAEAPTTTTTPTTTILTEAPITTTTTAAPTTTTVAPTTTTTAAPTTTTSTEAPMKTTTAAPTTTMTTVASTTTTIALTPTTTAAPTTTTTTETPTTTTTAAPATTTTTEAPLTTTTAAPTTTTTTEALTTTTTAAPTTTMKTVAPTTSTTESPTTTLATSAPTTTTTAVPTTTTLDPTTTTTKAPTTTTVAPTTSTTEAPTTTTTNAAHTTSTTAAPSTTTIDPTTNTTEVPTMTTEAPMTTTTSTTTITTEAPITTTVALTTTTTAAPATTTTTEAPLTTKTAAPTTTTTTEALTTTTTAASTTTMKTVAPTTSTTESLTTKTATSAPTTTTTAAPTITTLDPTTTTTEAPTTTTVAPTTTTVAPTTTTTAAPTTTT